A segment of the Acidimicrobiales bacterium genome:
TCGACCAGGAGGGTGCCGAAGGCGAGCGCCTCGGCGGTCGCCCAGTCGACGTCGCCGTCCACCTCGTACAGCTGGGCGCGCGCCTCGAACTGCTTGGCCAGCTTGGGGTGGACGGTGAAGCCCTCGGGGTAGGTGCTGAGCGCGGCGAAGACGCGATCGAGCTCGGCCCGCTCGACGCCGGTGTCGACGTGGGGGAGCACGCCGATCGGCTCGGGCGCCGGCAGGGCGATCACCTCGGCGTCCGGCGCGGCCTGGCGGGTCTCGTCGAGGGCGGCCTGCAGGCGGGCCTGGAAGTCGTCGAGGGCGCGCTCGGCCTCGTCGAGGTCGATGTCGCCCCGGCGGACCAGCGCCTCGGTGTGGCGCTTGCGGACGGACCGCCGCTCGTCGATCCGCCGGTACATCCCGGGCTGCGTGTACGAGGGGTCGTCGCCCTCGTTGTGCCCGTGCCGGCGGTAGCACAGCATGTCGATCACGACGTCCTTGTTGAAGCGCCGCCGGTACGCGTAGGCCAGGCGCGCCACCCGCACGCAGGCCTCGGGGTCGTCGCCGTTCACGTGGAAGATGGGCGCCTGGACCATCTTGGCAATGTCGGTGCAGTAGTACGACGAGCGGGCCTCGTGCGGCGGGGTGGTGAACCCCAGCTGGTTGTTGATCACGAGGTGCACCGTGCCGCCGACGCGGTAGCCGGCGAGCTTCGACAGGTTGAGCGTCTCGGCCACCACGCCCTGGCCGGCGAAGGCGGCGTCGCCGTGCACCAGCACCGGGAGCACCGAGAACGATCCGGGGCGGTCGATCAGGTCCTGTCGGGCCCGGGCCATGCCCACCACCACGGGGTCGACGGCCTCGAGGTGCGAGGGGTTGGCGGCCAGCTCCACCGGGATGGGGCGCCCGGACGGGCTCACGAACGTGCCCGAGGCGCCCAGGTGGTACTTCACGTCACCCGAGCCCTGGGTGGAGTCGGGGTCGACGAAGCCCTCGAACTCCCGGAAGATCTGGTCGTAGCTCTTGCCGACGATGTTGGCCAGCACGTTCAGCCGGCCGCGGTGCGCGATGCCCAGCACGACGCCGTCGAGGGCCTCGTCGGCGGCCTCGGACAGGATGGCGTCGAGCACCGCGATGGCGCTCTCGCCCCCCTCGAGGCCGAAGCGCTTGTGCCCGACATACTTGGTGGCGAGGAACCGCTCGAAGGCCTCGGCGGCGTTGAGCCGCGAGAGGATGTGGCGCTTGTCGTCCGGGCCGAGCTCGACGCTGACCCCCTCGACATGCTCCTGGATCCAGCGCTTCTCCCCGGGTTCCTGGATGTGCATGTACTCGATGCCCACCGTGCGGCAGTACGCGTCGCGCAGCACGCGCAGCATGTCGCCGAGCTTCATCCGCTCCCGCCCGGCGAGACCACCGGTGAGGAACTCGCGGTCGAGGTCCCAGATCGTGAGGCCGTAGGTGGACGGATCGAGCTCCGGGTGCACGTGGGGCTCGCCGCCCGAGAGCGGGTCGAGGTCGGCGATGAGGTGACCGCGGACCCGGTGAGCGTTCACGAGCTGACCCACCCGGATCTGCTTCTCCAGCATCGACTGCTCGTGATCGACCGGGTTGACGTCGCGCCGCCACTCGACGGCCTCGTACGGCACGCCGACCGAGCGGAACACCCCCTCGTAGAAGGCCTCGGCTCCGGTGAGCAGCTCGTGCACCCGCTTCAGGAAGAGGCCCGATTCGGCGCCCTGGATCACGCGGTGGTCGTACGTCGACGTGATCGTGACGACCTTCGACACGCCGAGGTCGGCCAGGAGGTGGGGATCGGCGGCCTGGAACTCGGCCGGGTGGTCGATCGCGCCCACGCCCACGATCACGCCCTGGCCCGGCATCAGCCGAGGCACCGACTGCACGGTGCCGATGGTGCCCGGGTTGGTGAGCGTGATCGTGGCGCCCGCGAAGTCGTCGGCGCTGAGCCGGTTGGCCCGCACCTTGCGGATCACGTCCTCGTAGGCGGCGTAGAAGCCACGGAAGTCGAGCGTGTCGGCCGCCCGGATCACGGGCACCAGCAGGGTGCGGGAGCCGTCGGCCTTCTCCACGTCGACGGCGAGGCCCAGGTTCACGTGCTCGTGGCGCACGACCCGGGGCGCGCCGTCCGGGCCGCGCACGAAGGTGGAGCTCATGACCGGCACGGCGTCGGCGACCGCGCGCACGACGGCGTAGCCGATGAGGTGCGTGAACGACACCTTGCCGCCGCCGACCCGTTCGAGGTAGCCGTTGATGACGCCCCGGTTGACCTCGAGCAACTTGGCCGGCACGACCCGGAACGAGGTGGCCGTTGGCACCTCGAGGCTGGCCTCCATGTTGGCCACGATCAGGGCGCCGGCACCGCGGATCGGCGCCCCCGCCGGCTCGGCGGGGGCGGCGGCCGGCTCGGTGGGGACGGCGGCCGGCTCGGGGGTGGCCGCCACGACCGGCGGGGTGGCCACGGCGGACGCCGGCGCCACCCTCGGGCCGTCGGGCCGGTAGTCGGCGAAGAAGTCCCGCCAGCTCTGGCTCACCGACCCCGGGTCGGCCCGGAAGCGCTCGTACATCTCGTCGACCAGCCAGGCGTTCGGCCCGAACCGCCCGACGGCCCCCTGCTCTCGCTCGCTGCCCCGCTCGCCGGCCACGAGGTCGAAGCCTACCGCCGGCCCCCTCGCGGGCCCCGGGAGACGATCACCCCTGGACGAACACCAGGAGGAGCTCCAGCTGGCCGTTGTCCTCGGTGGTGACGGGGCCACCGCTGGGGTTGGGGATCCCCCAGTCGGCGAAGACGATGGGGATGGTCCCGCTCACCTGGATCGTCCCGTCCTGCAGGCGGGCCTCCACGGGGAAGGTCACCGAGGCGGTCGTGCCCCGCAGGGTGAGGTCACCGGTGGCCTCGGCCGAGACCGTCTCGCCCTCGGCGGGGACCGAGCCCAGGTCGATGGGGGCGGTGAGCACGAAGGCCGACGTGGGGTGGGTGGCGACGTCCATGATCCGCCCCCTGAACTGGTCGTCGCGCCGGCTCTCGTCGGAGGTCACGGTGGCCATGTCGACCTCGAACGAGGCCTCGGTCACCCGGCCGCCCTCCAGGGTGAGCGACCCCGTCACCGCGTTGGTGCGCCCGACGGCCGTGGCGTTCTGGCCGAAGAGGATCTCGTCGACGCGGTAGCCCACGACGGAGTCGCCGGAGGCGTCCCAGACCCCGTCCAGGCCGGCCCCCTCGTCGGGCCCGCCGGCCGGGGTGGTGGTCGACGCCCCCGCCGGTGCGGTGCTGGTGGTCGTGGCGGCGTCGAGCGACAGCGGCGGCGGTGGGTCGTCGCGGATCACGTTGATGTAGACCCAGGTGCCGCCGGCGACGAGCACCACGACCCCGACGACCGCGGCCAGCACCCACACCAGCACCCGCCTCGACCTGCCGCCACCCTCGCCCGTCATCGTCCCTCCCGCGCCGTCGAGCCCGTCTCGCCGGGACCACAGCATGCCGGGCGCGCACCCGGATGCCTCGTCGGGAGGGAGCCCGCGCCGACGAGCAGGGTCGGACCCCGGGGTGCGGCCGCGATGGCGGGCCCCTAGCCTCCCCGGGCGTGGCACCCCAGTTCATCTTCACCACGCGCAAGCTCGGCCGGGTGCACCCGCCCGACCGCCAGGTGCTCGCCGACATCAGCCTGTCGTTCTTCCCCGGCGCCAAGATCGGGGTGCTCGGGGCGAACGGTGCCGGCAAGTCGTCGCTCCTGCGGATCATGGCCGGCGAGGACGACGGCTACTCGGGCGAGGCGCGGCTCACACCCGGGTCCACCCGGGGCTTCCTTCCCCAGGAGCCCCGTCTCGACCCGGCCAAGGACGTGCTCGGCAACGTGATGGACGGCGTCGCCCCCGTCCAGCAGCTGCTCGACCGCTACCAGCAGGTCCTGGCCGCGTGGGGCGAGCCCGACGCCGACTACGAGAAGGTCGGCGCGGAGCAGGCCGAGCTCGAGGACCGCATCGACGCGGCCGACGCGTGGAACCTCGAGCGCAACGTCGAGATCGCCATGGATGCGCTGCGGCTCCCCCCGGGCGACGCCGACGTGTCGACGCTGTCCGGTGGCGAGCGGCGACGCGTGGCCCTGTGCCGGCTGCTGCTGGCCCGGCCCGATCTGCTCCTGCTCGACGAGCCCACCAACCACCTGGATGCCGAGTCGGTCGCCTGGCTGGAGCGCTTCCTGCAGGAGTACGCCGGGACCGTGGTGGCCGTCACCCACGACCGCTACTTCCTCGACAACGTGGCCGGCTGGATCCTGGAGCTCGACCGGGGACGGGGCATCCCCTTCGAGGGCAACTACTCCTCGTGGCTGGAGCAGAAGCAGGCGCGCCTGGCCCGCGAGGAGAAGCAGTCGTCGGCGAGGCAGCGCACCCTCCAGCGCGAGCTCGAGTGGGTGCGCATGGCGCCCAAGGCCCGCCAGGCCAAGGGCAGGGCCCGGCTGAGCGCGTACGAGAAGCTCCTGGCCGAGGCCCAGGCCGACCGCGGCCCCGGTGACCGGCTGGAGATCTCGATCGCCGCCGGGCCGCGCCTCGGGGACCTGGTGATCGAGGCCGAGCACCTCCGGAAGGGCTTCGGCGACCGGCTGCTGATCGAGGATCTGTCGTTCTCCCTCCCGCCCGCAGGGATCGTGGGGGTGATCGGCCCGAACGGGGCCGGCAAGACCACGCTGTTCCGGATGCTCACCGGGCAGGAGCCGCCCGACGGTGGCGAGCTGCGGGTCGGTCCCACCGTCGAGCTGGCCTGCGTCGACCAGAGCCGCGACACCCTCGACGCCTCGGCGACCGTCTACGAGGAGATCACGGGCGGCACCGACGAGATCAAGGTGGGCAACCGCGTGGTCAACGGCCGGGCCTACGTCGCCTCGTTCAACTTCAAGGGCGCCGACCAGCAGAAGAAGGTCGGGGAGCTGTCGGGCGGCGAGCGCAACCGCGTCCACCTGGCCAAGGTGCTGCGCACCGGCGGCAACGTCCTGCTGCTCGACGAGCCGACCAACGACCTCGACGTCGACACCCTGCGCGCCCTCGAGGACGCGCTGGAGGCCTTCGCCGGCTGCGCGGTCGTGATCAGCCACGACCGCTGGTTCCTCGACCGCGTGGCCACCCACGTGATGGCGTTCGAGGGCGACTCGCAGGTGCGCTGGTTCGAGGGCAACTTCACCGAGTACGAGGCCCTGCGCCACAAGGAGCTGGGGGCCGAGGCCGACCAGCCCCACCGGATCCGCTACAAGCCCCTGGCCCGGGGCTGACGGCGGCCACGACCATGACGGCCCGGGTCGTCCGGTGGGTGGTGGTCACCGTCTGCGCGGTGGGCGTCGTCGGCATGATCGTGGCCTCGATCGCCGACGTCACCGGGGCGGTGGCCACCTTCGGCCTCGTCACCGCGGCCGCGGTCATCAGCCTGATGGTCGTCACCGCGGTGGCCGGTCCGGCCGCCTTCGAGCGCCCGCCGGCGGATCGAGCCGCTCACGCCGAGGACGACGGCGAGCTCGTCGCGGCGAGGGTCGAGGACCGGATCCAGGCCCTCGTGGCCGCGGGGGCCGACGAGCGGGCCGTGCGCGAGCTGGTCGGCGACGCCGTGCGGCTGGGTCGGACCCGGCGCTGACCCCGCGCGCCTGCACCATCGCGCGCCGGTGCCGTTCGGCCCTTTCGGTTCGGTCGTCCGTCACAAACGGGCCGGGTTGCCTTACAAACCGACGTTCGAGCCCCGATACTGGACCCGTGGCAACACGCAAGGTCCGCAAGCCCACCTTCGGCTCGCGCGCCGTCGAACGCATCGTCGAAGCGGGCACGTCGGCGACCTGCGCCGCGTGCGGCGATCCCGTGAAGTTCTCGGCGCGCGACAAGCGCCGCCAAGTGATCTGCAACGTGTACATCGACGGGAAGTGGGACCGCGTCGAGCACTACCACGCGGAGTGCTACCGGACGGCCGGCCAGCCGTACGGCACGGCCGCGGCCTGACGCGGCAACCGTCGGTTCGAGGCGGTCACGCGGCCGTGTCCGCGCGCCCGCCCGGCCCCGTCAGGGCACCCAGCTCCAGGGCTCGGCTGACGTCGGTGGGGGTCACGATCCCGACCAGGTGACCGTGGTCGAGCACGAGCAGACGCCGATCGGGGCTGGTCGCCAGGGCGGGGAGCACCGCCAGCAGGGCGTCGCCCGGCGCGGCCGTGGCCACCTGCCCGAGGGGTCGGGCCACGCTGCGAACCAGCGTGCACGGCCAGGCGTCGCCCGGCACCTGCTGGAGCTGCGACCGGGTGACGAGACCGACGACCGAGCCGTCGGCGTCACGCACCGGGTACGTCGACCAGGGATGCTCCGCCACGTGGTGGCGGACCAGCTCGTCGACCGTGACCCAGGCCGGGACCGCCACCGGGTGGGGGCTCATGACGTCGCCGACCCGCACGCCCGCCAACCGCCGGCGCACGTCCACGCCCGACACCTCGGCCCTGGCCGCGTCGAGGAGGAACCACCCGAGCAGCACGAACCACACACCACCCACCAGAACGCCGGCCGCCACCCCGAGCAGCCCGAGCCCGATGAGCACGGCGCCGGTCGCGATGCCTGCGCCGGCCGACGCGGCCGTGGCCCGGCGCTGGTCGCCCCACCGCCGCCAGAGGATCGCCCGGAGCACCCGCCCGCCGTCGAGCGGCAGGGCCGGCAGCAGGTTGAACAGGCCCAGCACCAGGTTGATCGTGGCGAGCCACGCGACCAGGACGGTGACCAGCCCGGGCGCCTCCACCGCGCTGAGCAGCAGCCACAGGACGCCCCCGGCCGCGGCCAGCCCGATGCTCGTGGCCGGGCCCACGACCGCCACGCGCAGCTCGATGGCGGGCGTGGCGGGCTCACCGCCCAAGCGGGACACCCCGCCGAGGAGCCAGAGGGTGATCCCCTCGACGGGGAGCCCCTCGCGACGGGCCACGACCGCATGGGCGAGCTCGTGTGCCAGCAGGCCGGCGAAGAAGGCGACCACCGCCACCAGGCCGGCGAGCCAGTAGAGCGCCGCCGGCTCCCCCGGGTGCGCGGCCGGGAGCTCGCCCGCCGCCAGGCCCAGCCAGAGCAGGCCGAAGACCACGAGGAGGCTCCAGTGCACCCCGACGGGGATGCCGAACACCCGGCCCAGGCGGACGCTCTCGCGCATGGCCCCTACTCGTGCAGCCGGACGGGGCGACCCTCGACCTCTTCGATCCGGCGGGCGGCGTCGTCGAGGAGCTTGTGGGCCATGTCGCTCAGCGAGCGGGCCACGGCGAGCTCGTCACCGACCCGCGGCATGTCCGGGTCGATGGGGTTCCGGCGGGCGCGGCCCCAGCCGCCGTAGGTCGTCTCGCCCACCAGCAGGTGCGCGGTGGCGTCGGTGCTCTCCTCGTCCTCCACCAGCGTGATCGTCACGGTCCAGGTCTTGGGCTCTCGCATGCGTGCTCCTTGTCATCTCGGCCGGAGGTGCTCGACCAGGAAGTCGCCCGCGAGGCGGGCCACCTCCTCGAGCGCCCCGGGCTCCTCGAAGAGGTGCCCGGCACCGGGCACCACGGCCACCTCCACCGGCCCGCCCAGGCGCTCGGCCGCAGCCCGGTTGAGGTCGAGCACCACACGGTCGGCGCCACCCACCACCAGCAGGACCGGTTGCCGCACGGCCGCCAGCGCCTCGCCCGCCAGGTCGGGACGGCCTCCGCGCGAGACCACCGCGGCCACCCCCGCCAGGAGCGGTGCCGCCACCAGGGCGGCGGCTGCACCCGTGCTCGCGCCGAACAGCCCGACGGGCAGCCCCGCGGCGTCGTGGCGCGTGCCCGCCCACCTGACGACGTCGACGAGCCGCCGGGCCAGGAGCGAGACGTCGAAGACGTTGGCCCGGTCGACGGCTTCGGCCGGCGTGAGCAGGTCGAACAGCAGCGTCCCGAGCCCCCGCTCGCGCAGCGCGGCCGCCACCGCCTGGTTGCGGGGGCTGCGCCGGCTGCTCCCGCTGCCGTGCACGAACACCACCAGCCCGGCGGCGCCCGCCGGGACGACGAGCTCGGCGGTGAGCGTCGCCCCCTGCACCGCGACGAGGTGCACCGGCGCGGCCTCGAGGAGCGACACGACCTCGTCGTCCGACGTCTGGCCGAAGTGGTCGTACCACTGCCCCACGGCGCTGAAGGCCTCCGGCCGGACGGGGCAGACGAGCTGGTCGACGTCGGCCGCCAACGCCGCAGCCGTGTCGGGCGGCGCGACCGGCACGGCCAGCACCAGCCGACGCGGGTGCCGCGCCCGCACCACCTGGCAGGCGGCCCGGGCGGTGGCCCCGGTGGCCAGGCCGTCGTCGACCACGACCACGTCGTGCCCGGCGACCTCGACCCCGGGGCGGGCCGGGCGGTAGCGGCGCACCCGCTCGTCCACGCGCTGCGCCTCGCGGGCGGCGAGCCGATCCAGCGACGAGGGGTCGAGCCGGAGGGCCCGCACCAGGTCGTCGTTCCAGACCGCCACACCACCCTCGCCCACCGCGCCGATCGCCAGCTCGGGCTGCGACGGGGCGCCCACCTTCCGCACCACCACCACGTCGAGGGGCGCGTGGAGGGCGGCGGCCACCTCGGCGGCCACCACCACGCCGCCCCGGGGCAGACCGAGCACGACGGGGTCGCGGAAGCCCCGCTCGGCCAGCTCGACGGCCAGGAACCGGCCCGCCTCCCGCCGATCGCGGAAGCGGTGCGGCGTGACCGAGCGCCACCTCCCCCAACCCTCGCCACGGGCAGGCACGCCAGGCACCTCCTCGGCGGCGTCCCACGACGCCCACCTCGACCGTACGGCGATCAAGCCCCTCGGGGAAGGGCCCGAGGTCCCGCGTCGCGGGGGCCCGGTCGAGGGTGGGGCGGTCTCCGTGCCACCCTGGGGGGATGACGCCTGCCGAGGTCGAGGACGACCACCGGCTCGCGGCCCGTCTGGCCGACGAGGCCGGGCGGCTGCTGGTGGATCTGCGGGCCGACCTGCTCGGCGCCGGCGCCCACCCCTGGGCGGTCCGCGACGAGGGCGACTGGCGGGCGAACGAGCTGCTGATCAGCGGGCTGGCGGCCGCCCGGCCGGCGGACCGGATCCTGTCCGAGGAGGGCGCGCCCCACCGCCACCGCAGCGGCGCGCCCGACGAGCGGGTCTGGATCATCGACCCCCTCGATGGCACCAACGAGTACGGCGAGCCCGGCCGGATCGACTGGGCGGTGCACGTCGCCCTGGTGGTGGGCGACGCGCCCGTGGCCGCCGCGGTGGCCCTGCCGGCGGTGGGCCTCACCCACGCCACCGAACCCGCGCCGCCACCTCCCCCGCCCCTCGACGGCCGGCGCCCCCGGGTGGTGGTGAGCCGCAGCCGGGCGCCGTACGCGGCCCTGGCCATCGCCGAGGCCCTCGGTGCCGACCTGGTGCGGCTGGGCTCGGCGGGCGCCAAGGCGATGGCTGTCGTGACCGGCGACGTCGACGTGTACGCCCACGCCGGGGGGCAGTACGAGTGGGACTCGGCCGCCCCGACCGCGGTGGCGCGCGCCGCCGGGCTCCACGTGAGCCGCCTCGACGGCTCGTCGCTGCGCTACAACCGGGCCGACCCGTGGCTGCCCGACCTGCTCATCTGCCGTCCCGAGCTGGCGGCGGCCGCCCTGGCCGCGGCCGGCCGCTGAGCCGCGAGGGGCCGTGGAGCGCAAGGTCGTCCGCTACGAGGTCACCGAGGGCGTCGCCCTCGTCACCCTCGACCGACCGGAGCGGCTGAACGCCTGGACCGGGCGGATGCACGCCGAGTACCGGTGGTGCCTGGCCCAGGCCGACCGCGACGCCGACGTGCGCGTGGTGGTGGTCACCGGCGCCGGCCGGGGGTTCTGCGCCGGGGCCGACTCGGCCGCGCTCGAGAAGCACGCCGAGGCCGGCCGCTACGACCCGGGCATGGGTGACGACGCCGCCCGGCCCGGCTACGGCGTCCGCCCCGAGTTCGACCACGACTTCGCCTGGCACTTCGGTCTGTCGGTGCCCGTCATCGCGGCGGTCAACGGCCCCGCCGCCGGTGTGGGCTTCGTGCTCGCCTGCTTCTGCGACCTGCGGTTCGCGGCGGCCGGAGCCAAGCTCACGACCTCGGCCGGCCGGTTGAACCTCCCCGCCGAGTACGGGCTGTCGTGGGTCCTGCCCCGCCTCGTCGGGATCGGGCACGCCGCCGACCTGCTGCTCTCGAGCCGGGTGGTCCTCGCCGAGGAGGCCGCCGCGATGGGCCTGGTGAACCGGGTGGTGCCGCCGGCCGAGCTGCTGCCCGCCGCCCTGGCGTACGCCCGCCGGATGGCCGCCGAGGTGGCGCCGGCCTCGCTGGCCGAGGCCAAGCGCCAGCTCTACGTCGACCTGCACGGCGACGTGGGCGCCGCCGTCGAGCGCTCGAAGCGGCTGCTCGACGCCATGGTCACCGAGCCCGACTACCGGGAGGGCGTGGCCGCCCTGCTCCAGCGGCGCCCCCCGAGGTTCGGACCGGCCGGGCCCCGCCCGCCCTGGCCACCCGACTGAGCCCGGCGGGATCAGCCCAGCGCGCCGGACCGCCGCAGCGCGTCCAGGCCCGCGTCGTCGTACCCGACCTGCCGCAGCACCTCCTCGGTCGCTGCGCCGAGGGCCGGCACCGGGCCGCTGGGGCCCGTGTCGACGCCCCGGAACGAGACCGGCGAGGCCACCGCCGACACCGCTCGCCCGTCCCTGTCGGCCGGAGGGATCTCGACGAACGCACCGGCGGCCAGCGCCTGGGGGTCGCGCACCACCTCCTCGGCCGTCTGCACGGGCGCCCACCACACGTCGTTGGCGTCGAAGCGCTCGACCCACTCGCCCCTGGTCCGCCCGGCGAAGGCGCGGTCGAGCTCGGCGATCAGGGCCGGGGCGTTCTTGCGGCGGGCCCGGGCGTCGGCGAAGCGCGGGTCCGCGGCCAGGTCGGGCCGGTCGACGGCCGCGACCACGCCCGGCCAGTGGCGATCGGCCTCCAGGCCCAGCAGCCAGAACCACCGGCCGTCGCCGGCCCGGTAGGAGTTGACCAGCGGCGCCGCGGCCTCGGTGCGGGGCAGGGTGGGCGCGAGCTTGCCGTAGCGGAGCTGGATGCCGAGGTCCCAACCCAGGCACCAGATCCCGGTGCGGAGCAGCGACGTCTCCACCACCCGCCCGGTGCCGGTGCGGGTCCGGTCGAGCAGCGCGGCGAGGATGCCGGCCACCGTGGTGATCCCGGTGACGTGGTCGCCGAACCCGCTCCGGATCCCCGGGGGATCCTCGCCCTCGGGGACGAGGGTGCGGGCGATGCCGGTGCGCGCCCAGAACGCCCCCACGTCGTAGCCGGCCCGATCCCGGTCGGGGCCGGCCGGGCCGTAGCCGCTCACCGCGGCGTAGACCAGCCGGGGGTGACGGGACCCGACCGCCTCCGGGCCGAGCCCGAGCCGCTCCAGCGCCGCCGGGCGGAGGTTGGTGAGGAACACGTCGGCGCCACCGAGGAGCCGGTCGAGCGCCTGGCGCGCCTCGGGCACGGCGAGGTCGAGGACCACCGACCGCTTGCCCCGGTTGTCGAGATCGAAGGGCGGGGACCCAGCCAGGCTGCCCCCACCGAGCGCCCCGAACAGCTCCCGCATGGGGTCGCCGGCCGGGGGCTCGACCTTCACCACGTCGGCACCCCAGTCGGCCAGGACCCCGCCGGCCGACGGGCCGGCCACCCACACGGCCAGCTCGACGACGCTGATCCCCTGCAGCACGAGACCGGTCGCCTAGAGCACCGTGACCGTGCCGTTGGTGCCGTCGACCCGCACCCACGCCCCGTCCGGGATGGTGCGGGTGGCCGCTGTGGCCGACACGACGCAGGGGATGCCCAGCTCGCGGCTCACGATCACCGCATGGCTCACCAGCGCGCCGACGTCGACCACCACGGCCGCGGCCGGCACGAACAGCGGCGTCCACGCCGGATCGGTGAGGGGCGCCACCAACACGTCGCCGGGCTCGAGCGCCGACGGGTCGGCCGGATCCAGCACCACCCGGGCCCGGCCCTCGGCCACGCCCGGGCAGCCGGCCATGCCCTGGATCGTGCCCCCGGCGGCCAGCGGGGGGAGCACCGACGCCGAGCGCCGCTGCCACCGCGTCAGGGGGGGCACCACGCCGTTGACGATGAAGGGCGGCTCGAGGTCGAACAGCTCGAGGTACTGCCGCTCGCGGTCGGCCACCGTGGCCGTGAGCGCCCCTGCGCCGGCCACGAACTCGTCGACCTCGGCGTCGAGCAGCATGCAGATCTGCTGCGGGCTCGCCAGGTAGCCGGCCTGATGGGCCCGCCGGCCGAGCTCCCACACCGCCATCCGCACCTCGTGGATGACCTTGATGATCGTGGTCTTGGCCCGCTCGCGCCCGGCCAGGAACAGGTGGGAGGAGCGGAGTGCGGCCTCGAACTGGGCCGCCGCCTCGGGCACACCGGCCAGGGCGGCGCGCACGCCCTCGGTGGCCTGCTCTCGATCGATCACCAGCCGGTCGTGGCGGGCCTGGGGCGACTCGACGTCGGGGGCCAGGCGCATGCGGTCGATGGCCGCGAGGGCCAGCTCCGGCCTGGTCTCCCAGGTGTGCGAGCGGATGTCCCATTCGTTCGGGCCGCGCGACCCGAACCGCTCCAGGAAGGAGTCGAACGAGGAGAGGAAGGCGCCGGCCTCCGCGGTGCCGAGGGCCGCGATGCGGGCGGGCAGGGCGTCG
Coding sequences within it:
- a CDS encoding dienelactone hydrolase family protein, producing the protein MPARGEGWGRWRSVTPHRFRDRREAGRFLAVELAERGFRDPVVLGLPRGGVVVAAEVAAALHAPLDVVVVRKVGAPSQPELAIGAVGEGGVAVWNDDLVRALRLDPSSLDRLAAREAQRVDERVRRYRPARPGVEVAGHDVVVVDDGLATGATARAACQVVRARHPRRLVLAVPVAPPDTAAALAADVDQLVCPVRPEAFSAVGQWYDHFGQTSDDEVVSLLEAAPVHLVAVQGATLTAELVVPAGAAGLVVFVHGSGSSRRSPRNQAVAAALRERGLGTLLFDLLTPAEAVDRANVFDVSLLARRLVDVVRWAGTRHDAAGLPVGLFGASTGAAAALVAAPLLAGVAAVVSRGGRPDLAGEALAAVRQPVLLVVGGADRVVLDLNRAAAERLGGPVEVAVVPGAGHLFEEPGALEEVARLAGDFLVEHLRPR
- a CDS encoding enoyl-CoA hydratase/isomerase family protein — translated: MERKVVRYEVTEGVALVTLDRPERLNAWTGRMHAEYRWCLAQADRDADVRVVVVTGAGRGFCAGADSAALEKHAEAGRYDPGMGDDAARPGYGVRPEFDHDFAWHFGLSVPVIAAVNGPAAGVGFVLACFCDLRFAAAGAKLTTSAGRLNLPAEYGLSWVLPRLVGIGHAADLLLSSRVVLAEEAAAMGLVNRVVPPAELLPAALAYARRMAAEVAPASLAEAKRQLYVDLHGDVGAAVERSKRLLDAMVTEPDYREGVAALLQRRPPRFGPAGPRPPWPPD
- a CDS encoding phosphoenolpyruvate-utilizing protein encodes the protein MTDWEPSPRFPVYTRANAGEVLPEPASPLGWTLVWEPGVLLGWRDANISFGTFDPDELDEVHPEVVGSFGGYLYIDASTARVFGVRAPGMSPELIDATYFGDHPDVPPYVPRPDDEKPEATARVAETLAWVLTADDLPELRDDRSQGDRARIERPDLARLTDVELVQRARGFVPLVRRLFERHLRVTAAASIGPGALAAVAAAVGDPTLPVRLVAGIGDVDSAAPSWTMWDLGRKVASSPELGATFDEGIDALPARIAALGTAEAGAFLSSFDSFLERFGSRGPNEWDIRSHTWETRPELALAAIDRMRLAPDVESPQARHDRLVIDREQATEGVRAALAGVPEAAAQFEAALRSSHLFLAGRERAKTTIIKVIHEVRMAVWELGRRAHQAGYLASPQQICMLLDAEVDEFVAGAGALTATVADRERQYLELFDLEPPFIVNGVVPPLTRWQRRSASVLPPLAAGGTIQGMAGCPGVAEGRARVVLDPADPSALEPGDVLVAPLTDPAWTPLFVPAAAVVVDVGALVSHAVIVSRELGIPCVVSATAATRTIPDGAWVRVDGTNGTVTVL
- a CDS encoding CoA transferase — encoded protein: MLQGISVVELAVWVAGPSAGGVLADWGADVVKVEPPAGDPMRELFGALGGGSLAGSPPFDLDNRGKRSVVLDLAVPEARQALDRLLGGADVFLTNLRPAALERLGLGPEAVGSRHPRLVYAAVSGYGPAGPDRDRAGYDVGAFWARTGIARTLVPEGEDPPGIRSGFGDHVTGITTVAGILAALLDRTRTGTGRVVETSLLRTGIWCLGWDLGIQLRYGKLAPTLPRTEAAAPLVNSYRAGDGRWFWLLGLEADRHWPGVVAAVDRPDLAADPRFADARARRKNAPALIAELDRAFAGRTRGEWVERFDANDVWWAPVQTAEEVVRDPQALAAGAFVEIPPADRDGRAVSAVASPVSFRGVDTGPSGPVPALGAATEEVLRQVGYDDAGLDALRRSGALG
- a CDS encoding 3'(2'),5'-bisphosphate nucleotidase CysQ, with the protein product MTPAEVEDDHRLAARLADEAGRLLVDLRADLLGAGAHPWAVRDEGDWRANELLISGLAAARPADRILSEEGAPHRHRSGAPDERVWIIDPLDGTNEYGEPGRIDWAVHVALVVGDAPVAAAVALPAVGLTHATEPAPPPPPPLDGRRPRVVVSRSRAPYAALAIAEALGADLVRLGSAGAKAMAVVTGDVDVYAHAGGQYEWDSAAPTAVARAAGLHVSRLDGSSLRYNRADPWLPDLLICRPELAAAALAAAGR